The following proteins come from a genomic window of Diorhabda sublineata isolate icDioSubl1.1 chromosome 7, icDioSubl1.1, whole genome shotgun sequence:
- the LOC130446234 gene encoding pentatricopeptide repeat-containing protein 2, mitochondrial-like has translation MLTGKLISAVSKGAFFKTPVVNNYLRIAFNIENVRHIYSKTTLGIDTFLQQCEITRKQMENVGDKFKQKMSEIDVKEGKQMVFTEDLKNMIHLTSDEKDLELVIRMIKKFNKQNKELRFGSFIFGPVVMRLFHHQNKPDLALECFKSDELSGFFDQMITYQILLDLLFENKQYQQLLDCVEFIKEKQLEGLRYPRNVVVLALAACYKMNSKESLDYALKLWQELKDVGHFPMRRATTFCAALAYNQGNPGIALEILTSAKNQNYTTVRNLKAACLAAVGRVENAISLMKSILSDDTPGNHKHTFNRDVLDKIKEAVAGLENPELALEFNRIEQLLMKQGHISDMGIDEQLCAEIQPPAMITEKRQNKFQPRFRKTDYKQRSFTQKKYPYQQRPGLDELV, from the exons ATGTTGACTGGAAAACTAATTAGTGCAGTTTCAAAAGGTGCATTTTTTAAGACTCCTGttgtaaataactatttacGAATAGCATTTAATATAGAAA ATGTGAGAcacatttattcaaaaactacATTAGGAATAGACACGTTCCTACAACAATGTGAAATTACTCGAAAACAAATGGAAAACGTAGGcgataaatttaaacaaaaaatgtccGAAATCGACGTAAAAGAAGGTAAACAAATGGTATTTACGGAAgatctaaaaaacatgataCACCTCACGAGCGACGAGAAAGATCTTGAACTAGTGATACGAATGATTAAAAA gtttaacaaacaaaataaggAATTACGTTTTGGAAGCTTTATTTTCGGTCCTGTTGTAATGCGTCTCTTCCATCATCAAAATAAACCTGATTTAGCTCTGGAA TGCTTCAAATCAGATGAACTTTCAGGGTTTTTTGATCAAATGATAACCTACCAAATTCTGTTGGATCTGTTATtcgaaaacaaacaatatcaacaATTATTAGATTGCGtagaatttataaaagaaaaacaattagaaGGTTTGAGGTATCCAAGGAATGTTGTGGTTTTAGCTCTTGCGGCATGTTATAAGATG AATTCAAAGGAAAGTTTAGATTATGCATTAAAACTTTGGCAAGAGTTGAAAGATGTTGGTCATTTTCCTATGCGAAGGGCAACGACATTTTGTGCAGCGCTTGCTTATAATCAAGGAAATCCTGGTATTGCCTTGGAGATTCTCACTAGCgccaaaaatcaaaattatacaaCTGTCAGGAATTTGAAG gCTGCTTGCTTAGCCGCAGTTGGTAGAGTTGAAAATGCGATTTCGTTAATGAAATCTATTCTCAGCGACGACACTCCGGGTAATCACAAGCACACTTTCAATAGAGACGTTTTGGACAAAATAAAAGAAGCCGTCGCCGGTCTCGAGAATCCAGAACTCGCTTTAGAGTTCAATAGAATCGAACAGCTTCTTATGAAGCAAGGTCACATTTCTGATATG gGTATCGACGAGCAATTATGCGCTGAAATACAACCCCCTGCTATGATTACGGAAAAGAGACAAAATAAATTCCAACCGAGGTTCAGAAAAACTGATTATAAGCAAAGGAGCTTTACTCAGAAGAAATATCCATATCAACAACGTCCCGGTTTGGATGAATTAGTGtga